The Xanthomonas sontii genome contains a region encoding:
- a CDS encoding winged helix-turn-helix domain-containing protein — protein sequence MVSSSFATPTLPQRMQVGDCLVLLSLREVHAPRARRPQRLTPKAMGVLRVLLGQPGQVVEREALLAQVWPDTQPTNDVVTQAITQLRKAFAAGVRGEAPVYIETLAKTGYRLVAPVQALPDVEAEAGAAAAPSLDTDAATETAAARVPAIAPAARRRAPSWLAAAAGAAAMLVLALACWWWFARPEAVPADSAEQERVLGSPKRPYRLITAMSGFKLEPALSPDGAQVAYAARATGSDGTQLLIQPTSGAAGSTPPRSLGVPARGASDRLPAWSPDGTHIAFARLGADRQCRVMLVQADGRTPAREVARCDDSELLSFDWTPDGRGLVFGSMNGRQPARGIRVLDLGSGRWTALDYPVAAGDFDYAPRYSPDGKWIAFVRNPQMGGLWRMPAAGGTAEPLTHEFAEIRGWDWARDGQGIVFGRRVDGETRLYRLDTQTRRLRDLGLSDAQAPRLARDGGSLAFVHRRPQFAVYRIRAGAADVPRERQRLFASTGRDGQPSIAPDGRQLAFTSDRDGSYALWWGDVRQPTSLRLIEGVRPETRQPLAWSADSQALLVSGRDAQGHSAIYEVRPQSGSVAALPVPAGEPLQALYTTEPGQLLVLLGENGRTRLQLYDRRAVPWRPLATLPDVSQVRADPATGEILFTRLARSGLWRVDASLDLASVRVVDDSLPSLWRYRSWALGPEGAVHYLFQTGECASRMARIDGRLAASVCLDRDHFSAVNGFSIDPRSGDAYVALAVEDGSEIGFMRVHEQPEWFSTISHNWLIRKEK from the coding sequence ATGGTTTCCTCATCGTTCGCCACACCGACGCTTCCGCAACGGATGCAGGTGGGCGATTGCCTGGTGCTGCTGTCCTTGCGCGAGGTGCACGCCCCGCGCGCGCGCCGGCCGCAACGGCTCACGCCCAAGGCGATGGGCGTGCTGCGGGTGTTGCTGGGGCAGCCGGGTCAGGTGGTGGAGCGCGAGGCGCTGTTGGCGCAGGTCTGGCCGGACACGCAGCCGACCAACGATGTGGTGACGCAGGCCATCACCCAGTTGCGCAAGGCGTTCGCGGCCGGCGTGCGCGGCGAGGCTCCGGTGTACATCGAGACCCTGGCCAAGACCGGCTACCGCCTGGTGGCACCGGTACAGGCCTTGCCGGATGTCGAGGCCGAGGCGGGCGCGGCGGCGGCTCCATCGCTGGACACGGACGCCGCCACGGAGACGGCTGCGGCGCGTGTTCCGGCCATCGCCCCTGCGGCGCGGCGGCGCGCGCCGTCATGGCTCGCCGCCGCCGCCGGTGCGGCGGCGATGCTGGTGCTGGCGCTGGCTTGCTGGTGGTGGTTCGCACGCCCCGAGGCCGTGCCCGCCGACAGTGCCGAGCAGGAACGCGTGCTGGGCAGCCCCAAGCGGCCGTACCGGCTGATCACCGCCATGTCCGGGTTCAAGCTGGAGCCGGCGCTGTCTCCGGATGGCGCGCAGGTGGCCTATGCCGCACGCGCCACCGGCAGCGATGGCACCCAGCTGCTCATCCAGCCGACCAGCGGCGCCGCCGGCAGTACGCCCCCGCGCTCGCTGGGCGTCCCGGCCCGCGGCGCCTCCGACCGCCTGCCCGCCTGGTCGCCCGACGGCACGCACATCGCCTTCGCCCGACTCGGTGCCGACCGCCAGTGCCGGGTGATGCTGGTGCAGGCCGACGGGCGCACGCCCGCGCGCGAGGTCGCGCGCTGCGACGACAGCGAATTGCTCAGCTTCGACTGGACGCCGGATGGCCGCGGCCTGGTGTTCGGCAGCATGAACGGGCGTCAGCCGGCGCGCGGCATCCGCGTGCTGGATCTGGGCAGCGGGCGCTGGACGGCGCTGGATTATCCGGTCGCCGCCGGCGATTTCGATTACGCGCCGCGCTACTCGCCGGACGGCAAATGGATCGCCTTCGTGCGCAATCCGCAGATGGGCGGGCTGTGGCGGATGCCGGCGGCCGGCGGCACCGCCGAGCCGTTGACCCATGAATTCGCCGAAATCCGCGGCTGGGACTGGGCGCGCGACGGGCAGGGCATCGTGTTCGGGCGCCGCGTCGATGGCGAGACCCGGCTGTACCGGCTGGACACGCAGACCCGGCGCCTGCGCGACCTGGGGTTGAGCGATGCGCAGGCGCCGCGGCTGGCGCGCGACGGCGGTAGCCTGGCGTTCGTGCACCGGCGTCCGCAGTTCGCCGTGTACCGCATCCGGGCGGGAGCGGCGGATGTGCCGCGCGAGCGCCAGCGGCTGTTCGCGTCCACCGGCCGCGACGGCCAGCCGAGCATCGCGCCCGACGGGCGCCAACTCGCCTTCACCTCCGATCGCGACGGCAGCTACGCGCTGTGGTGGGGCGATGTGCGCCAGCCGACCTCGTTGCGGCTGATCGAGGGCGTGCGGCCGGAGACCCGGCAGCCGCTGGCGTGGTCGGCCGACAGCCAGGCGTTGCTGGTCAGCGGCCGCGATGCGCAGGGGCATTCGGCGATCTATGAGGTCCGGCCGCAATCCGGCAGTGTGGCGGCCTTGCCAGTGCCGGCCGGCGAGCCGCTGCAGGCGTTGTACACCACCGAACCCGGTCAACTGCTGGTCCTGCTGGGCGAGAACGGCCGCACCCGCCTGCAGTTGTACGACCGGCGCGCGGTGCCCTGGCGGCCCTTGGCGACCTTGCCGGATGTTTCCCAGGTCCGTGCCGATCCTGCCACTGGGGAGATCCTGTTCACCCGGCTCGCGCGCAGCGGCCTGTGGCGTGTTGATGCCAGCCTGGATCTGGCCAGCGTGCGTGTCGTGGACGACAGTCTGCCATCGCTGTGGCGCTACCGCAGCTGGGCGCTGGGCCCCGAGGGTGCGGTGCATTACCTGTTCCAGACCGGCGAATGCGCCAGCCGCATGGCGCGGATCGACGGTCGCCTCGCTGCAAGCGTGTGCCTGGACCGCGACCACTTCAGTGCGGTCAACGGCTTCAGCATCGATCCGCGCAGTGGCGACGCCTATGTGGCACTGGCGGTCGAGGATGGCAGCGAGATCGGCTTCATGCGCGTGCACGAGCAGCCGGAATGGTTCTCGACCATCTCGCACAACTGGCTGATCCGGAAGGAAAAATAG
- a CDS encoding helix-turn-helix transcriptional regulator, translated as MRQSFLVDHGQQLVLDADDAPAGPACLGAARLASVQASANAFTVWLQLRGSAWIEAKEGRFALRRGQWLAFERDSRPMLQTDRDGLCIGLSLDGEALKALGRMADETLYAGRGELSLRETRTALRLWRQAAARPGDALAMRPVLLHLASMQGELSRRVQRCPGRSRMRKRQVFGRMQRARLYLDGHRDRVVRISELAELTNFSGWYLSKTFQSLYEESPQALSARLRLERAADLLRDTTMMIGEVAAASGFDNCCSFARAFRARFGVSASQYRHGSTVPPESAKSAGDSGKAAALTGT; from the coding sequence ATGCGGCAATCTTTCCTGGTCGATCATGGACAACAACTGGTGCTGGACGCCGACGACGCGCCGGCGGGTCCGGCCTGCCTGGGCGCGGCGCGCCTGGCCAGCGTGCAGGCCTCGGCGAATGCCTTCACGGTCTGGCTGCAGTTGCGTGGCAGCGCCTGGATCGAGGCCAAGGAGGGGCGTTTCGCCCTGCGCCGCGGCCAGTGGCTGGCTTTCGAACGCGACTCGCGGCCGATGCTGCAGACCGACCGCGACGGCCTGTGCATCGGGCTGAGCCTGGATGGCGAGGCGCTGAAGGCCTTGGGGCGGATGGCCGACGAGACCTTGTATGCGGGGCGCGGCGAGTTGTCGCTGCGCGAGACGCGGACCGCCTTGCGCCTGTGGCGGCAGGCGGCGGCGCGGCCCGGCGATGCGTTGGCGATGCGGCCGGTGCTGCTGCACCTGGCCTCCATGCAGGGCGAGTTGTCGCGCCGCGTGCAGCGCTGTCCCGGGCGCTCGCGGATGCGCAAGCGCCAGGTGTTCGGGCGCATGCAGCGTGCGCGGCTGTATCTGGACGGCCATCGCGACCGCGTGGTGCGGATCAGCGAACTGGCCGAGCTGACCAACTTCTCCGGCTGGTACCTGTCCAAGACGTTCCAGAGCCTGTACGAGGAAAGCCCGCAGGCGTTGTCGGCGCGGCTGCGCCTGGAGCGCGCGGCGGACCTGTTGCGCGACACCACGATGATGATCGGCGAGGTGGCTGCCGCCAGCGGATTCGACAACTGCTGCAGCTTCGCGCGGGCGTTCCGCGCTCGCTTCGGCGTCTCCGCCTCGCAATATCGCCATGGCAGCACCGTGCCGCCAGAATCGGCAAAGTCTGCAGGCGACAGCGGCAAAGCAGCCGCGCTCACCGGAACGTAA
- a CDS encoding TonB-dependent receptor, giving the protein MNLRTPAVRLGLLPASIAIALTPAIAGAQEAAASSTTTLDRIEITGSRIRSADVETQQPILTLDRQALERQGYTSVADVLQNLTSAGSPAISRADALASGENVGGYYVDLRNLGAARTLVLLNGKRLGATTSGLQDLSQVPMAAIERIEVLKDGASSIYGSDAIAGVVNIITRKRFDGAEVSAEFGQFGEGDGKTSQYSFTIGTQGERGGVALTAEYSKQDPVFAKNRWFSRDGSRGPNSTPSSWSPISQNGSWCNPLTVDCSDPNVAVWQTLNQGGNPNNPADYHPLTAAERANSNQQMMVQTGIERKSVFANANYDLTDSIVFNADVLYNERTTDQQIAGYPYQSAAFGTPLAGDSAFNPIGQDIDFRRRLWEVPRTTESKLKTTRFAPTISGSFEFADKSWDWDVGALWNRNESTKTGHGDMSLIAARQALGSSFINANGVAQCGTAAAPVSLSACRPWNPLLPFGVAGPGSLADADTQAFLFPYFTDTGLTKTTSYTANLSGTLATLPAGDLGIAVGYEHRKEEGRFSPDAFAQSGESTGLGAKTTAGNYDLDEFYLELNVPILADMAFAKQLTLNLASRYSDYSNFGDTVNSKFGFTWKPIDELLVRGTYAEGFRAPTISDLYGGLSSSFESYVDPCGVGAPNSVNGNAACTAAGVPVGYTQLGQGYVPCTTYPCQTPDEFISGSNPNLRPETSTSKTAGLVWSPRWVQGLDISLDWYRYEIKDMIIADSVDRILRDCYVLGNAERCAGVTRAADGHISAMTYGVANLGQMETEGYDLGIRYRLPEMAFGKIMIDWQTSYVSKYDEAGQNAAGDNITIGRVGEPGIFRVRSNLGVNWTMGDFGVNYTLRYYSGMKESCISLATDYCDAPDHFANGESDPLRHTGSNTFHDLQVNWKAPWDATIAIGANNVFDHRGPLMYSAPNSSFAYYGGFDIGRYVYMKYTQRF; this is encoded by the coding sequence ATGAACCTTCGCACTCCCGCAGTGCGGCTGGGCTTGCTGCCCGCCAGCATCGCGATCGCGTTGACGCCGGCGATTGCCGGCGCGCAAGAAGCCGCCGCCTCGTCCACCACCACGCTGGACCGGATCGAAATCACCGGTTCGCGCATCCGTAGCGCCGACGTCGAAACCCAGCAGCCGATCCTGACCCTGGACCGCCAGGCGCTGGAGCGCCAGGGCTACACCTCGGTCGCCGACGTGCTGCAGAACCTGACCTCGGCCGGTTCCCCGGCGATCTCGCGCGCCGATGCGCTAGCGTCCGGCGAAAACGTCGGCGGCTACTACGTCGACCTGCGCAACCTCGGTGCCGCGCGCACCCTGGTGCTGCTGAACGGCAAGCGCCTGGGCGCGACCACCTCCGGCCTGCAGGACCTGAGCCAGGTCCCGATGGCGGCGATCGAGCGCATCGAAGTGCTGAAGGACGGCGCCTCGTCGATCTACGGTTCCGATGCCATTGCCGGCGTGGTCAACATCATCACCCGCAAGCGCTTCGACGGCGCCGAAGTCTCGGCCGAGTTCGGCCAGTTCGGCGAAGGCGACGGCAAGACCTCGCAGTACTCCTTCACCATCGGCACCCAGGGCGAGCGCGGTGGCGTGGCGCTGACCGCCGAGTACTCCAAGCAGGATCCGGTGTTCGCCAAGAACCGTTGGTTCAGCCGCGACGGCAGCCGTGGTCCGAACTCCACCCCGAGCAGCTGGAGCCCGATCAGCCAGAACGGCAGCTGGTGCAACCCGCTGACCGTGGACTGTTCCGATCCGAACGTGGCGGTGTGGCAGACCCTGAACCAGGGCGGCAACCCGAACAATCCGGCCGACTACCACCCGCTGACGGCGGCCGAGCGCGCCAACTCCAACCAGCAGATGATGGTGCAGACCGGCATCGAGCGTAAGTCGGTGTTCGCCAATGCCAACTACGACCTGACCGACTCGATCGTCTTCAACGCCGACGTGCTCTACAACGAGCGCACCACCGATCAGCAGATCGCCGGCTATCCGTACCAGTCGGCCGCGTTCGGCACCCCGCTGGCCGGCGACAGCGCGTTCAACCCGATCGGCCAGGACATCGACTTCCGCCGCCGCCTCTGGGAAGTGCCGCGTACCACCGAGAGCAAGCTGAAGACCACGCGCTTCGCGCCGACCATCAGCGGCTCCTTCGAGTTCGCCGACAAGAGCTGGGACTGGGACGTCGGTGCGCTGTGGAACCGCAACGAGAGCACCAAGACCGGTCACGGCGACATGAGCCTGATCGCGGCGCGCCAGGCGCTGGGTTCGTCCTTCATCAACGCCAACGGCGTCGCCCAGTGCGGCACCGCCGCCGCGCCGGTGTCGCTGAGCGCCTGCCGCCCGTGGAACCCGCTGCTGCCGTTCGGCGTGGCCGGCCCGGGCTCGCTGGCCGATGCGGACACCCAGGCGTTCCTGTTCCCGTACTTCACCGATACCGGCCTGACCAAGACCACCAGCTACACCGCCAACCTGAGCGGCACGCTGGCGACGCTGCCGGCGGGCGACCTCGGCATCGCGGTCGGCTACGAGCACCGCAAGGAAGAAGGCCGCTTCTCGCCGGACGCCTTCGCGCAGTCGGGTGAGAGCACCGGCCTGGGCGCCAAGACCACCGCCGGCAACTACGATCTGGACGAGTTCTACCTCGAGTTGAACGTGCCGATCCTGGCCGACATGGCGTTCGCCAAGCAGCTGACCCTGAACCTGGCCAGCCGCTATTCGGACTACAGCAACTTCGGCGACACGGTGAACTCCAAGTTCGGCTTCACCTGGAAGCCGATCGACGAGCTGCTGGTCCGCGGCACCTACGCCGAGGGCTTCCGCGCCCCGACGATCAGCGATCTGTACGGTGGCCTGAGCAGCAGCTTCGAGTCGTACGTCGATCCGTGCGGCGTGGGCGCGCCGAACAGCGTCAACGGCAATGCGGCGTGCACCGCGGCCGGCGTGCCGGTCGGCTACACCCAGCTGGGCCAGGGCTACGTGCCGTGCACCACCTATCCGTGCCAGACCCCGGACGAGTTCATCAGCGGCTCCAACCCGAACCTGCGTCCGGAAACCTCCACCAGCAAGACCGCCGGTCTGGTGTGGAGCCCGCGTTGGGTTCAGGGTCTGGACATCTCGCTGGATTGGTACCGCTACGAGATCAAGGACATGATCATCGCCGATAGCGTCGACCGCATCCTGCGCGACTGCTACGTGCTGGGCAATGCCGAGCGCTGCGCCGGCGTGACCCGCGCCGCCGACGGCCACATCTCGGCGATGACCTACGGCGTGGCCAACCTCGGCCAGATGGAGACCGAAGGCTACGATCTGGGCATCCGCTACCGTCTGCCGGAAATGGCGTTCGGCAAGATCATGATCGACTGGCAGACCAGCTACGTCAGCAAGTACGACGAAGCCGGCCAGAACGCCGCGGGCGACAACATCACGATCGGTCGCGTGGGCGAGCCGGGCATCTTCCGCGTGCGCTCCAACCTGGGCGTGAACTGGACGATGGGCGACTTCGGTGTGAACTACACCCTGCGCTACTACTCCGGCATGAAGGAAAGCTGCATCTCGCTGGCCACGGACTACTGCGATGCGCCGGACCACTTCGCCAACGGCGAATCCGATCCGCTGCGTCACACCGGTTCCAACACCTTCCACGACCTGCAGGTCAACTGGAAGGCGCCGTGGGACGCGACGATCGCCATCGGTGCGAACAACGTGTTCGACCACCGCGGCCCGCTGATGTACTCGGCGCCGAACAGCAGCTTCGCCTACTACGGCGGCTTCGACATCGGTCGCTACGTGTACATGAAGTACACCCAGCGCTTCTGA
- a CDS encoding isocitrate lyase/phosphoenolpyruvate mutase family protein, with product MSAPVFFRFLDLHRTNTPLLIANAWDAVSAALWQRAGAPAIGTSSAALAWACGYADGGALPLDALLHQVRAIARVSSVPVSIDLEDGYSDDPHAVAELAKEIAAIGAVGINLEDGAGTPELLMEKIRMARQALGDTPLFINARTDVYLRGLASGRDAVDMAIHRLSCYRDAGADGGFVPGITDIKEIAEIAAKVAMPLNVMTVPGLPSLLALREAGVRRISAGPALFQHAFGAGVNSVEDFLAGNFSSVPRAGIEYASLNRLLW from the coding sequence ATGAGCGCACCCGTTTTTTTCAGGTTTTTAGACCTTCATCGCACCAACACCCCCCTGTTAATCGCCAACGCTTGGGATGCCGTCAGCGCAGCACTCTGGCAACGGGCAGGCGCTCCAGCTATCGGTACCAGCAGTGCGGCTCTGGCCTGGGCTTGCGGCTATGCCGATGGCGGTGCACTACCGCTCGATGCACTATTGCATCAGGTACGCGCCATTGCCCGTGTCTCGTCAGTTCCGGTCAGTATCGATCTGGAGGACGGTTATAGCGACGACCCGCACGCCGTGGCGGAGCTGGCGAAGGAAATCGCGGCCATCGGTGCGGTTGGGATCAATCTGGAAGATGGTGCAGGTACGCCCGAGCTGTTGATGGAGAAGATCCGCATGGCCCGTCAGGCTCTCGGCGACACGCCGCTGTTCATCAACGCACGCACCGACGTTTACTTGCGCGGCCTCGCTTCCGGGCGTGATGCGGTGGACATGGCGATCCATCGCTTGTCTTGCTACCGGGACGCAGGTGCAGACGGCGGCTTCGTGCCAGGCATCACCGATATCAAGGAAATTGCCGAGATCGCGGCAAAGGTCGCGATGCCGCTCAACGTAATGACGGTTCCCGGGCTACCGTCGCTGCTGGCATTGCGCGAGGCCGGTGTGCGTCGGATCAGCGCAGGCCCGGCGCTGTTCCAGCACGCTTTCGGTGCCGGCGTGAACAGTGTCGAAGACTTCCTAGCCGGCAACTTTTCCAGCGTGCCCCGCGCTGGCATCGAGTACGCCAGCCTCAACCGATTGCTTTGGTAG